tatttgtgaaattagattccagttcagcaaaggttttttgaaagacttcgtttggtgtgttttgcttggacaaaaacataagcttattctgtagtattttatcattgatcagacagggaggatgtcgagtggtgaatttgcgtgttgcgttacgtaaaatattattttctgcagcgaaacttaagcatctcgaaatagccgattgtattcttggaatttttctttttttcgtggcatgcgtgatagttgtatttagtaatgggttggtgttctcagccgttttcgcaagaatttgaagcgaagaatctataattttattttgaatagttggtaaaccagattcagccattatcgtttttattggtgaggttggaaaggcccggagacttcgccgtattgcgcaatggtaaggtgcatttaaaaggttgatactgcttttggagcaattgccatagatggggagcccataatctatttttgaagttagcaaagctctgacaacattgactagtgtgttcggatgaataaatgaatgcttagacgagagatatttaacaatatttaatagtgacattaacgagtttcttacatatttacagtgagcattaaaattataattagagtcaaaaattaatcctagtattttcagctgtgttttacattcgatgttagtttggttgtgggttagtgaaataccgttgcaattttgcttcctacatacatgaaggatatgtgttttgtctaaggaaagtgaagcaccagactccagtgaccaagtctcaattctggcgagtatattagtaaataaggattgagctaaattaacgtcagagaccTTTGTatagattaggacatcgtcagcatagtcTGGTGCTCTactcctttgtaattttttatcatcctactaatatcatcgaaagcaatgataaaaaggagggctgaaagaggtgagccttgcggcgtaccattagaaagcggagtgttgaagaaagaaaaccatttacgttgactttgagttttctgtttgtgagaatgttagtaataaaacgtatcatattcgggcctattttccattttcttagttgtcgaataataatatgggctccaattttgtcgaaagctctgtgaaagtccagagatagtacggacacgtggtttttgctggacaaagcgttagtaatgaagtagtctagttggattaaagcatctaacgtgccttgaccttttttgtaggcgacttgattcggtgatatgaacttgtttcgctgagcataccacatcaagcggttagccacgatcttttccagaattttgcccatacatggaaggagagaaatcggcctatagttagcaagttcatcggaggatttgtgtggtttaagtattggtatgacacaggacgttttccaaaattgggggtagacaccagtattgaaaattttgttataaagctttaccaatcggagctaataaaaataatagtgaTTCGTTACATGCGAAGATGCGTTAGGATGGAAGAGACAATGTCCGAATAACATTCGATAACGAGCAGGAGCCCGACCGAATTCAATGTTGGACGTAGCGCGCAAGGTTGACGTTGATCGATGTATAAAATGCGAATTGTGTAGACGAATATACCCAGTTAGAACAGTGCCGGTCATGTTACCTAGTGACATGCCGGTAACGCGTGCCGGTTTAATTGTCACACTTTCCTATCACGTTCATAAGGGCGAATCAAAAAACCtcccaaaacttttgtatacatgtgatTTTTTATCACCTTCTTGAGCACACATTTTCTGCTCCAATAAAACTATATCCTCGCTACTCACACTTTAGTTAAATTTAAGGCAAACGGGGAAAACTGGTTCCAGGAAAGCGCGACGCTGCTTGCTATACTAGCCTAGTGGTTAAACGCACGGCTTGGTATTCCATGAGACTCGAGTTCGAAtctcaaaataaaagattttttatttttttttttaattttttttcaaattatttttaacaaaaattacattaaagtttaaattaaaataaatatttcattattaattcaATTCCTGCTTTGCAATGCTTTCTTAAAATCtagtatgtattaaaataattatttttaataatatcagaaatacatataactttttattaaatatttaaagggtTCATTCCTCAGTTTTCCTCTTCCTATAAATTCTTTGTTTGTGCCTATGGTGGCTCATTTCAATGGCTTTTTGAACTTGTTTTTCGAACATTGCCAATCCATACGTTATGAATGatctataaaaaaacataatgaaaattacaaattaaaacaaataattgtaagtaaaattaaataaaaaacagaatttacCGTATAAAATGTTGGAAACCAGCAGGAATTTGGAGAGAGGTTGCTTCCCACCCCTACCGTCCCAGTTACATAAATAAAGAAGTTCATCAGTGTACAGACTTCGCAACACATTATGTACACTATCTGAAGTACCTTTTATCCTCAAAACGAATTGtttctgtaaataaaaatagtatgtaAAAACTGaattgtttattgaaaaaagtttatatattacTTACCGTTGTAGCAGCAAATTCGTCGCATTTCAATTTTTCGTCCATTTCCAAAGCTGCAGCAAGCGTATTTAATGGTAGGGTGGAAGCAATTTCGGTTTGAACGTTGTCGATATCTTCACCAGTCATTCGGCATACCGATTGATGAATTTTGCGGATGAGGACCTTGCATTCACGAACCGTTTTTTGCTGCGCCATTTCTTCACTTTTATGAATAatctgaaaaagaaacaaagagACATgtagagaaaaataataatgtatgcatataaaaactgttcacttacattttcttttaaatgctTATCGATTTTAGTTTCCAAATCGCATACCCTCGTCGTCAAATCGTCAGGCTGTTTGGAAACAGTggttaaaatgtcaataacCTCTGGAAAAAGGTTGGAAACAtaacaaattaaacaaatttaaagaaataaattatatggaTGTTAGATTACCGTTTCCTTCCACAGGTCGTTTTGAAATGTTGACCTCTGTATTGTAGCAACCAGACGTGTTAAACTTTTTACGCTTTAAATGTAATTGgtctacaataacaaaaacgtaACAATatattgaaacgaaattttgtaagtttacatttatttacataccttTTGCGGGAGTTGAAG
Above is a genomic segment from Bactrocera neohumeralis isolate Rockhampton unplaced genomic scaffold, APGP_CSIRO_Bneo_wtdbg2-racon-allhic-juicebox.fasta_v2 cluster09, whole genome shotgun sequence containing:
- the LOC126763943 gene encoding uncharacterized protein LOC126763943, yielding MENIFDEIDLEDCPTTSSTPAKDQLHLKRKKFNTSGCYNTEVNISKRPVEGNEVIDILTTVSKQPDDLTTRVCDLETKIDKHLKENIIHKSEEMAQQKTVRECKVLIRKIHQSVCRMTGEDIDNVQTEIASTLPLNTLAAALEMDEKLKCDEFAATTKQFVLRIKGTSDSVHNVLRSLYTDELLYLCNWDGRGGKQPLSKFLLVSNILYDHS